The Mangifera indica cultivar Alphonso chromosome 8, CATAS_Mindica_2.1, whole genome shotgun sequence genome has a window encoding:
- the LOC123224524 gene encoding glutamyl-tRNA(Gln) amidotransferase subunit A isoform X1: MFIDMCFDSPFGGTRLCVFVIFSSLAVAAAAAALPKTQFHSRFTITNLTYPLLASTCNEMDNKKSSECSKTLREASTLRCAFKLLDSNFFNERKVLEVAEGATEFNIPIMRANRKLVASEEGGLHNPSALVFNADWGSGQAKVSNRFNHPSVSSIQKPDKEEDIAFMSVLELGALIKSKQITSEELTQIFLKRLKRYNPILEAVVTFTEELAYKQAKEADQLLAQGKYLGPLHGIPYGLKDIISVPQYKTTWGSTTFKDQVLNSEAWVYKRLKSAGAVLVAKLVSGSLAYDDIWFGGRTRNPWNIEEFSTGSSAGPAACTSAGMVPFAIGSETAGSITYPASRCGVTALRPTFGTVGRTGVMSISESLDKLGPFCRNAVDCMIVLDAIRGKDHDDLSSRDIPFSDPFSVDITKLTVGYLEDAEMEVVQVLASKGVNMVPFKLNYTVDSVQGILNFTMDVDMLSHFDEWQRSGKDDNYEAQEQWPTELRRARIIPAVDYVQILIIVQAQRARGKLIREVKESFTVDAFIGNATDWEKVCLGNLVGMPVTVIPTGFKTITNPPEGGTRRRTAISTGIYAPPDHDHIALALSVAYQSVADHHKQRPPIDDLGPNDTILNHPLAAIPPKLLHL, translated from the exons ATGTTTATTGACATGTGTTTTGATTCTCCTTTTGGAGGGACACGTCTCtgtgtttttgtaattttttcttcacttgctgtcgctgctgctgctgctgctttgCCCAAGACACAGTTTCACTCTCGCTTTACTATCACCAATTTAACTTATCCTCTTCTTGCCAGTACCTGTAATGAAATg GACAATAAAAAGAGTAGCGAATGTTCAAAAACACTCAGGGAAGCTTCAACACTTAGATGTGCGTTTAAGTTGCTTGATAGCAACTTCTTCAATGAAAGAAAG GTGTTGGAAGTTGCAGAAGGTGCCACAGAATTTAATATACCTATAATGAGGGCCAACCGGAAACTAGTGGCTTCAGAGGAAGGAGGGTTGCATAATCCATCCGCTTTAGTTTTTAATGCTGACTGGGGCAGTGGACAGGCAAAAGTGAGCAACAGATTTAATCATCCTTCTGTGTCTAGCATACAAAAGCCGGACAAGGAAGAAGACATTGCCTTCATGAGT GTTCTTGAATTGGGGGCACTGATTAAGTCAAAACAAATTACATCAGAGGAGCTCACTCAAATATTTCTGAAGAGATTAAAAAG GTACAATCCCATTCTCGAAGCTGTGGTTACTTTTACAGAAGAATTAGCTTATAAGCAAGCAAAAGAAGCTGATCAATTGCTTGCCCAAGGAAAATATTTGG GCCCTCTGCATGGGATTCCTTATGGGTTGAAGGATATAATTTCAGTACCACAGTACAAAACAACTTGGGGTTCAACAACTTTCAAAGATCAAGTCCTTAACAGTGAAGCCTGGGTTTACAAGAG GTTGAAGTCAGCAGGGGCAGTTCTTGTTGCAAAACTTGTTTCTGGGTCACTGGCATATGATGATATCTGGTTTGGGGGTAGGACCAGGAACCCATGGAACATTGAGGAATTCTCAACTGGTTCATCAGCTGGGCCTGCTGCTTGTACCTCGGCTG gTATGGTTCCATTTGCAATTGGTTCAGAAACAGCTGGCTCTATAACCTACCCTGCATCTCGTTGTGGAGTGACAGCTTTGCGCCCAACCTTTGGCACTGTCGGGCGAACTGGTGTGATGAGTATATCAGAGAGCTTG GATAAACTTGGTCCATTCTGTAGAAATGCTGTAGATTGTATGATTGTTTTGGATGCTATCAGGGGGAAGGATCATGATGATCTCTCATCAAGAGATATCCCATTCAGTGATCCATTCTCAGTAGACATTACAAAACTTACAGTTGGATATCTTGAGGATGCTGAGATGGAG GTTGTTCAAGTTCTCGCATCAAAGGGCGTTAACATGGTTCCTTTCAAACTGAACTATACTGTTGACTCTGTTCAAGGAATCCTGAATTTCACAATGGATGTTGATATGCTGAGTCACTTTGATGAGTGGCAACGCTCTGGGAAAGATGATAATTATGAAGCTCAGGAACAATGGCCAACTGAGTTACGCCGTGCTCGCATAATCCCAGCTGTAGATTATGTACAG ATTTTGATAATTGTCCAGGCACAAAGAGCACGAGGAAAATTAATCAGAGAAGTGAAAGAAAGTTTTACAGTTGATGCCTTCATTGGAAATGCAACTGACTGGGAGAAAGTTTGCCTAGGAAATCTTGTTGGTATGCCGGTAACCGTTATTCCCACTGGatttaaaacaataactaatcCACCAGAAGGTGGTACTCGAAGAAGGACTGCAATCTCTACTGGCATTTATGCTCCTCCTGACCATGATCACATT GCTTTGGCATTATCAGTGGCTTATCAATCAGTCGCAGACCACCATAAGCAGCGCCCACCTATTGATGATCTTGGGCCAAATGACACAATCCTGAATCATCCCTTGGCTGCCATCCCTCCCAAATTACTGCATCTTTGA
- the LOC123224524 gene encoding glutamyl-tRNA(Gln) amidotransferase subunit A isoform X2 encodes MFIDMCFDSPFGGTRLCVFVIFSSLAVAAAAAALPKTQFHSRFTITNLTYPLLASTCNEMDNKKSSECSKTLREASTLRCAFKLLDSNFFNERKVLEVAEGATEFNIPIMRANRKLVASEEGGLHNPSALVFNADWGSGQAKVSNRFNHPSVSSIQKPDKEEDIAFMSVLELGALIKSKQITSEELTQIFLKRLKRYNPILEAVVTFTEELAYKQAKEADQLLAQGKYLGPLHGIPYGLKDIISVPQYKTTWGSTTFKDQVLNSEAWVYKRLKSAGAVLVAKLVSGSLAYDDIWFGGRTRNPWNIEEFSTGSSAGPAACTSAGMVPFAIGSETAGSITYPASRCGVTALRPTFGTVGRTGVMSISESLDKLGPFCRNAVDCMIVLDAIRGKDHDDLSSRDIPFSDPFSVDITKLTVGYLEDAEMEVVQVLASKGVNMVPFKLNYTVDSVQGILNFTMDVDMLSHFDEWQRSGKDDNYEAQEQWPTELRRARIIPAVDYVQAQRARGKLIREVKESFTVDAFIGNATDWEKVCLGNLVGMPVTVIPTGFKTITNPPEGGTRRRTAISTGIYAPPDHDHIALALSVAYQSVADHHKQRPPIDDLGPNDTILNHPLAAIPPKLLHL; translated from the exons ATGTTTATTGACATGTGTTTTGATTCTCCTTTTGGAGGGACACGTCTCtgtgtttttgtaattttttcttcacttgctgtcgctgctgctgctgctgctttgCCCAAGACACAGTTTCACTCTCGCTTTACTATCACCAATTTAACTTATCCTCTTCTTGCCAGTACCTGTAATGAAATg GACAATAAAAAGAGTAGCGAATGTTCAAAAACACTCAGGGAAGCTTCAACACTTAGATGTGCGTTTAAGTTGCTTGATAGCAACTTCTTCAATGAAAGAAAG GTGTTGGAAGTTGCAGAAGGTGCCACAGAATTTAATATACCTATAATGAGGGCCAACCGGAAACTAGTGGCTTCAGAGGAAGGAGGGTTGCATAATCCATCCGCTTTAGTTTTTAATGCTGACTGGGGCAGTGGACAGGCAAAAGTGAGCAACAGATTTAATCATCCTTCTGTGTCTAGCATACAAAAGCCGGACAAGGAAGAAGACATTGCCTTCATGAGT GTTCTTGAATTGGGGGCACTGATTAAGTCAAAACAAATTACATCAGAGGAGCTCACTCAAATATTTCTGAAGAGATTAAAAAG GTACAATCCCATTCTCGAAGCTGTGGTTACTTTTACAGAAGAATTAGCTTATAAGCAAGCAAAAGAAGCTGATCAATTGCTTGCCCAAGGAAAATATTTGG GCCCTCTGCATGGGATTCCTTATGGGTTGAAGGATATAATTTCAGTACCACAGTACAAAACAACTTGGGGTTCAACAACTTTCAAAGATCAAGTCCTTAACAGTGAAGCCTGGGTTTACAAGAG GTTGAAGTCAGCAGGGGCAGTTCTTGTTGCAAAACTTGTTTCTGGGTCACTGGCATATGATGATATCTGGTTTGGGGGTAGGACCAGGAACCCATGGAACATTGAGGAATTCTCAACTGGTTCATCAGCTGGGCCTGCTGCTTGTACCTCGGCTG gTATGGTTCCATTTGCAATTGGTTCAGAAACAGCTGGCTCTATAACCTACCCTGCATCTCGTTGTGGAGTGACAGCTTTGCGCCCAACCTTTGGCACTGTCGGGCGAACTGGTGTGATGAGTATATCAGAGAGCTTG GATAAACTTGGTCCATTCTGTAGAAATGCTGTAGATTGTATGATTGTTTTGGATGCTATCAGGGGGAAGGATCATGATGATCTCTCATCAAGAGATATCCCATTCAGTGATCCATTCTCAGTAGACATTACAAAACTTACAGTTGGATATCTTGAGGATGCTGAGATGGAG GTTGTTCAAGTTCTCGCATCAAAGGGCGTTAACATGGTTCCTTTCAAACTGAACTATACTGTTGACTCTGTTCAAGGAATCCTGAATTTCACAATGGATGTTGATATGCTGAGTCACTTTGATGAGTGGCAACGCTCTGGGAAAGATGATAATTATGAAGCTCAGGAACAATGGCCAACTGAGTTACGCCGTGCTCGCATAATCCCAGCTGTAGATTATGTACAG GCACAAAGAGCACGAGGAAAATTAATCAGAGAAGTGAAAGAAAGTTTTACAGTTGATGCCTTCATTGGAAATGCAACTGACTGGGAGAAAGTTTGCCTAGGAAATCTTGTTGGTATGCCGGTAACCGTTATTCCCACTGGatttaaaacaataactaatcCACCAGAAGGTGGTACTCGAAGAAGGACTGCAATCTCTACTGGCATTTATGCTCCTCCTGACCATGATCACATT GCTTTGGCATTATCAGTGGCTTATCAATCAGTCGCAGACCACCATAAGCAGCGCCCACCTATTGATGATCTTGGGCCAAATGACACAATCCTGAATCATCCCTTGGCTGCCATCCCTCCCAAATTACTGCATCTTTGA
- the LOC123222511 gene encoding inositol polyphosphate multikinase alpha-like: protein MLKIPDHQVAGHQALDGKLGPLIDDSGRFYKPLQDGERGSNEVAFYTSFSSNTKIPDHIRRFFPVFYGTQLLQASDGSGLCPHLVLEDLVAKCLNPSIIDVKIGSRTWYPQAPKDYIEKCLKKDAETTGVLLGFRISGLQVYQNKESGFWKPEKKLVQAYTADDVRLVLRKFVSSHSPIDSKSVSDCSFAPTVYGGSNGILAQLLELKAWFEDQTIYHFNSCSVLMMYEKEPLLEGRSSGAEIKLVDFAHVVEGKGVIDHNFLGGLCSLIKFVSEILTSPDEPVSTKASSQDSEKNCSSTDNDTSE, encoded by the coding sequence ATGCTTAAGATCCCAGACCATCAAGTTGCAGGTCACCAAGCCCTTGATGGAAAACTTGGACCCCTTATTGATGATTCAGGGCGATTCTACAAACCCCTCCAGGATGGTGAACGTGGTTCCAATGAAGTAGCTTTTTACACATCCTTTTCTTCCAATACAAAGATCCCTGATCACATCCGCAGGTTCTTCCCTGTCTTCTATGGAACTCAACTTTTACAAGCATCTGATGGATCTGGCCTCTGTCCTCACCTGGTTCTGGAAGATCTTGTCGCAAAATGCCTCAATCCATCCATCATAGATGTTAAGATTGGTTCAAGAACATGGTACCCTCAAGCACCCAAGGACTACATTGAAAAATGCCTTAAGAAGGATGCAGAAACCACCGGCGTGTTATTGGGTTTTAGGATATCTGGGTTGCAGGTATATCAAAACAAAGAATCGGGCTTCTGGAAGCCAGAAAAGAAGCTTGTCCAAGCATATACTGCAGACGATGTGAGATTGGTCCTGAGGAAGTTTGTTTCATCTCACTCGCCTATTGATTCAAAATCAGTCTCAGACTGTTCTTTTGCACCAACTGTTTATGGTGGTTCCAATGGGATTCTAGCACAATTGTTGGAGCTCAAAGCATGGTTTGAAGATCAAACCATTTATCATTTCAATTCTTGCTCAGTTCTCATGATGTATGAAAAGGAGCCTCTTTTGGAAGGCAGGAGTTCAGGTGCTGAAATTAAACTTGTGGATTTTGCACACGTGGTGGAGGGCAAAGGTGTTATTGATCATAACTTCTTGGGTGGGCTCTGctctttgataaaatttgtCTCTGAAATTCTTACCAGTCCAGATGAACCAGTGTCAACGAAAGCTTCTTCACAGGATTCAGAGAAGAACTGCAGTTCTACCGATAACGACACTAGTGAATGA